From the genome of Drosophila melanogaster chromosome 2L, one region includes:
- the MRP gene encoding Multidrug-Resistance like protein 1, isoform L, whose protein sequence is MADDTSSPMDRFCGSTFWNATETWYTNDPDFTPCFEQTALVWTPCAFYWAFVIFDFYYLKASLDRNIPWNKLNVSKALVNLGLLVITALDLIMALVKKGGDSELPLYDLDVWGPIIKFATFLLLFIFIPLNRKYGVQTTGCQFIFWFLLTVLSIPRCRTEVRLDAERQKILNSQQPSEQDFSWEEYQFVSFFIFFTFTSIMLILNCFADGMPRQTKYQRGENEIPELSASFLSRITYQWFDKMALKGYRNPLEEKDLWDLRPQDSCSEVMPIFAHHWNQNVRKNYKNKARVEPKAQFSNGNVTFENPHGEKNGRKKGMASIMPPIYKSFGGVFLFGALMKLFTDTLTFAQPQVLSLIISFVEAQDAEPEWKGILYAVLLFVLAAAQTFILGQYFHRMFIVGLRIRTALINAIYRKALRISNSTKKESTVGEIVNLMAVDAQRFMELTTYLNMIWSAPLQIGLALYFLWQQLGPSVLAGLAVMIILIPVNGVIASRIKTYQIRQMKYKDERVKLMNEVLSGIKVLKLYAWEPSFEKQVLDIRDKEIATLRSTAYLNAGTSFLWSCAPFLVSLVTFATYVLIDENNVLDATKTFVSLSLFNILRFPLTMLPMLITNLVQTQVSVNRINKFLNSEELDPNSVLHDSSKPHPMSIENGEFSWGDEITLRNINIEVKKGSLVALVGTVGSGKSSVVQAFLGEMEKLAGVVNTVGKLAYVPQQAWIQNATVRDNILFGQTYDRKRYNKVIDACALRADIDILSAGDLTEIGEKGINLSGGQKQRISLARAVYSDADLYLLDDPLSAVDAHVGKHIFEEVIGPKGILARKSRVLVTHGVTFLPQVDSIYVIKMGEISESGTFDQLVKNKGAFADFIIQHLQEGNEEEEELNQIKRQISSTADVPELLGTVEKAIKLARTESLSDSISVTSADSLMGGGGSLRRRTKRQDSHDSVASAASLKKKQEVEGKLIETEKSQTGGVEFAVYKHYIKSVGIFLSVATLVLNFVFQAFQIGSNLWLTQWANDQNVANDTGLRDMYLGVYGAFGFGQGLCNYGAAISLFTATLHASSRVFHRLFNNIMHCPSEFFDTTPKGRILDRCSSDVNCLDLVMPLNIRMVMSTAFQVLATIVVISLSTPIFLAVIVPIAFLYYFAQRFYVATSRQLMRLESVSRSPIYSHFSETVTGASTIRAYNVGDRFIEESDAKVDKNQVCKYPSVIANRWLAIRLEMVGNLIILFASLFAVLGGQTNPGLVGLSVSYALQVTQTLNWLVRMSSDIETNIVSVERIKEYGETKQEAPWELEQDKNKPKNWPQEGRVEFQNFQVRYREGLDLVLRGVSFNIQGGEKVGIVGRTGAGKSSLTLALFRIIEAAGGRISIDGVDIASMGLHMLRSRLTIIPQDPVLFSGSLRINLDPFEIKTDDEIWKALELSHLKSFVKSLAAGLNHEIAEGGENLSVGQRQLVCLARALLRKTKVLVLDEATAAVDLETDDLIQKTIRTEFKECTVLTIAHRLNTILDSDKVIVLDKGQIIEFASPTELLDNPKSAFYSMAKDANLV, encoded by the exons ATGGCGGATGACACTAGTTCGCCGATGGACAGATTCTGCGGATCCACGTTCTGG AACGCAACAGAGACATGGTATACCAACGATCCGGACTTTACGCCCTGCTTTGAGCAAACGGCGCTGGTCTGGACACCCTGCGCCTTCTACTGGGCGTTCGTGATCTTTGACTTTTACTACCTGAAGGCGAGTTTGGACAGGAATATACCGTGGAACAAGCTGAACGTGAGCAAAGCTCTGGTGAATCTGGGTCTGCTGGTAATCACTGCCCTGGACCTAATTATGGCGCTGGTCAAGAAGGGCGGCGACTCTGAGCTGCCGCTCTACGACCTGGATGTTTGGGGTCCCATCATCAAGTTCGCCACCTTCCTGTTGCTCTTCATATTCATCCCGCTGAATCGAAAGTATGGCGTGCAGACCACGGGATGTCAGTTCATCTTCTGGTTCCTGCTCACTGTGCTGTCGATTCCCCGCTGCCGCACTGAAGTTCGACTGGACGCGGAGCGCCAGAAGATTCTGAATTCGCAACAGCCATCCGAGCAGGACTTTTCCTGGGAGGAGTATCAGTTCGTTAGCTTCTTTATCTTCTTCACCTTCACCAGCATTATGCTGATCCTGAACTGCTTCGCGGACGGAATGCCCAGACAAACCAAGTACCAGAGGGGTGAGAACGAGATTCCCGAACTGTCAGCCAGTTTCCTTTCCCGCATCACCTATCAGTGGTTCGACAAAATGGCCCTCAAGGGCTATCGCAAcccgctggaggagaaggaTCTGTGGGACCTGAGGCCGCAGGACAGCTGCTCCGAGGTCATGCCCATCTTCGCCCACCACTGGAACCAGAACGTGCGCAAGAACTACAAGAACAAGGCGCGCGTAGAACCCAAGGCGCAGTTTAGCAATGGCAACGTGACCTTTGAGAATCCCCACGGTGAGAAGAATGGCCGCAAGAAGGGCATGGCCAGTATTATGCCGCCAATTTACAAGTCCTTCGGAGGCGTCTTTCTGTTCGGCGCCCTAATGAAGCTGTTCACCGACACCCTGACATTTGCCCAGCCCCAAGTCCTGAGTTTGATCATCAGCTTCGTCGAGGCCCAAGATGCCGAGCCCGAATGGAAGGGTATCTTATACGCTGTCCTGCTTTTCGTTTTGGCCGCTGCACAGACCTTTATTCTGGGGCAATATTTCCACCGAATGTTCATTGTGGGCCTGCGAATCAGGACAGCTTTGATCAATGCCATCTACCGCAAGGCCCTGCGCATTTCGAACTCCACCAAAAAGGAGTCCACCGTGGGCGAGATCGTCAACCTGATGGCCGTGGATGCCCAGCGATTCATGGAACTGACAACCTACTTAAACATGATCTGGTCGGCGCCACTGCAGATCGGTCTAGCCCTGTATTTCCTTTGGCAGCAACTGGGACCGTCTGTGCTGGCCGGTTTGGCTGTGATGATTATCCTGATCCCTGTGAACGGAGTGATTGCCAGTCGCATCAAGACCTATCAGATCAGACAGATGAAGTACAAAGATGAGCGTGTTAAGTTGATGAACGAAGTACTGAGTGGCATTAAG GTGCTCAAATTGTACGCCTGGGAACCGAGTTTCGAGAAGCAAGTGCTGGACATCCGTGACAAGGAGATTGCGACGCTGCGCTCCACTGCCTACTTGAACGCGGGCACTTCGTTCTTGTGGTCCTGTGCACCGTTCCTG GTTTCATTAGTTACATTCGCCACTTACGTTTTAATTGATGAAAATAACGTGCTTGATGCCACCAAAACCTTTGTCTCATTATCATTATTCAACATTCTACGATTTCCGCTAACAATGTTGCCCATGCTGATCACCAACCTGGTGCAA ACGCAAGTTTCCGTGAATCGTATCAATAAGTTCCTGAACAGTGAGGAACTGGATCCCAACAGCGTTCTCCACGATTCCTCTAAAC CCCATCCAATGAGCATTGAGAACGGCGAGTTCTCGTGGGGTGATGAGATCACGCTGCGCAACATTAACATCGAGGTGAAGAAGGGCAGCCTGGTGGCCCTGGTTGGCACGGTCGGTTCCGGCAAGTCGTCTGTAGTGCAGGCATTCCTCGgtgaaatggaaaaacttGCGGGCGTTGTCAACACTGTGGGCAAGTTGGCCTATGTACCGCAGCAGGCGTGGATTCAGAATGCGACGGTGAGGGACAACATCCTCTTCGGGCAGACCTACGACCGAAAGCGCTACAACAAGGTGATCGACGCCTGTGCCCTGCGTGCCGATATCGACATCCTGTCAGCCGGAGATCTCACGGAAATCGGTGAGAAAGGCATTAATTTATCAGGTGGCCAAAAGCAGCGCATCTCGTTGGCTCGTGCTGTGTACAGTGATGCCGATCTGTATCTGCTGGATGATCCTCTCAGCGCAGTGGACGCCCATGTGGGAAAGCACATCTTCGAGGAGGTTATCGGACCCAAGGGTATATTGGCACGAAAATCCCGCGTGCTGGTCACCCATGGTGTGACTTTCCTGCCCCAGGTGGACAGCATCTATGTGATAAAGATGGGCGAGATCAGCGAGAGCGGCACATTCGATCAATTGGTCAAGAACAAAGGCGCCTTTGCCGACTTCATTATCCAGCATCTGCAGGAGGGCAatgaagaggaggaggagcttAATCAGATCAAGCGCCAGATCTCTAGCACCGCAGATGTCCCTGAGCTGTTGGGCACTGTCGAAAAGGCCATTAAGTTGGCGCGCACGGAAAGCTTGTCCGATTCCAT CTCCGTTACATCCGCTGATAGTTTAATGGGCGGAGGAGGAAGTCTTCGCCGGCGAACTAAGCGACAGGACTCCCACGATTCCGTTGCCTCAGCCGCTTCCCTGAAAAAGAAGCAGGAGGTCGAGGGCAAGCTGATTGAAACTGAGAAATCGCAAACCGGTGGCGTGGAGTTCGCAGTGTATAAGCATTATATCAAGAGCGTTGGCATTTTTCTATCGGTTGCCACATTGGTACTCAACTTTGTATTCCAAGCTTTCCAAATCGGCTCGAATCTGTGGCTCACTCAGTGGGCTAACGATCAAAATGTCGCCAACGACACTGGCCTCAGGGACATGTATCTGGGTGTTTATGGTGCCTTCGGATTTGGCCAAG GTCTTTGCAATTACGGCGCCGCCATATCACTTTTCACAGCCACCCTACACGCCTCATCCAGAGTTTTCCATCGACTCTTTAACAACATTATGCATTGTCCCTCCGAGTTTTTCGATACCACGCCCAAGGGTCGGATTTTGGATCGCTGCTCCAGCGATGTCAATTGCTTGGACTTGGTAATGCCGCTCAATATAAGAATGGTCATGAGCACGGCATTTCAG GTTCTGGCTACCATTGTGGTTATTAGTCTGTCCACGCCAATTTTCCTGGCCGTGATCGTGCCCATCGCCTTCCTGTACTACTTCGCCCAGCGTTTCTACGTGGCCACTTCCCGGCAGCTGATGCGTCTGGAATCCGTATCCCGGTCACCAATCTACTCGCATTTCAGCGAAACTGTCACCGGAGCATCGACTATTCGTGCCTACAATGTGGGAGATCG CTTTATTGAGGAATCTGATGCCAAGGTGGACAAGAACCAGGTTTGCAAGTACCCGTCCGTGATTGCCAACCGTTGGCTGGCCATTCGTTTGGAGATGGTGGGCAATCTGATTATTCTGTTCGCATCGCTTTTCGCCGTCCTGGGAGGTCAAACCAATCCCGGCCTGGTGGGTCTGTCGGTAAGCTACGCCCTGCAGGTGACCCAAACCCTCAACTGGCTGGTGCGCATGTCATCCGACATCGAGACGAACATCGTGTCCGTGGAGCGCATCAAGGAGTATGGCGAGACAAAGCAGGAAGCTCCCTGGGAGCTGGAGCAGGACAAGAACAAGCCCAAGAACTGGCCACAGGAGGGACGCGTTGAGTTCCAGAACTTCCAGGTGCGCTATCGCGAAGGCTTGGATCTGGTGCTGCGCGGTGTTAGTTTCAATATCCAGGGTGGCGAGAAGGTCGGCATTGTTGGTCGCACTGGTGCCGGCAAATCCAGTCTCACATTGGCCTTGTTCAG AATAATTGAAGCTGCCGGTGGTCGCATCTCCATCGATGGCGTGGACATTGCCTCAATGGGTCTGCACATGTTGCGTTCCCGCCTGACAATTATCCCCCAGGATCCAGTGCTTTTCTCTGGTTCGCTGCGCATCAACTTGGATCCCTTTGAAATCAAAACCGATGACGAAATCTGGAAAGCTCTAGAGCTGTCGCATCTCAAGTCCTTTGTAAAGAGTTTGGCAGCTGGTCTGAATCACGAGATTGCCGAGGGTGGTGAGAATCTGTCGGTGGGCCAGCGCCAGTTGGTTTGCTTGGCGCGTGCCCTGCTGCGTAAGACCAAGGTCCTGGTGCTGGACGAAGCCACTGCCGCTGTGGATCTGGAAACTGATGATTTGATTCAG
- the MRP gene encoding Multidrug-Resistance like protein 1, isoform B, which yields MADDTSSPMDRFCGSTFWNATETWYTNDPDFTPCFEQTALVWTPCAFYWAFVIFDFYYLKASLDRNIPWNKLNVSKALVNLGLLVITALDLIMALVKKGGDSELPLYDLDVWGPIIKFATFLLLFIFIPLNRKYGVQTTGCQFIFWFLLTVLSIPRCRTEVRLDAERQKILNSQQPSEQDFSWEEYQFVSFFIFFTFTSIMLILNCFADGMPRQTKYQRGENEIPELSASFLSRITYQWFDKMALKGYRNPLEEKDLWDLRPQDSCSEVMPIFAHHWNQNVRKNYKNKARVEPKAQFSNGNVTFENPHGEKNGRKKGMASIMPPIYKSFGGVFLFGALMKLFTDTLTFAQPQVLSLIISFVEAQDAEPEWKGILYAVLLFVLAAAQTFILGQYFHRMFIVGLRIRTALINAIYRKALRISNSTKKESTVGEIVNLMAVDAQRFMELTTYLNMIWSAPLQIGLALYFLWQQLGPSVLAGLAVMIILIPVNGVIASRIKTYQIRQMKYKDERVKLMNEVLSGIKVLKLYAWEPSFEKQVLDIRDKEIATLRSTAYLNAGTSFLWSCAPFLVSLVTFATYVLIDENNVLDATKTFVSLSLFNILRFPLTMLPMLITNLVQTQVSVNRINKFLNSEELDPNSVLHDSSKPHPMSIENGEFSWGDEITLRNINIEVKKGSLVALVGTVGSGKSSVVQAFLGEMEKLAGVVNTVGKLAYVPQQAWIQNATVRDNILFGQTYDRKRYNKVIDACALRADIDILSAGDLTEIGEKGINLSGGQKQRISLARAVYSDADLYLLDDPLSAVDAHVGKHIFEEVIGPKGILARKSRVLVTHGVTFLPQVDSIYVIKMGEISESGTFDQLVKNKGAFADFIIQHLQEGNEEEEELNQIKRQISSTADVPELLGTVEKAIKLARTESLSDSISVTSADSLMGGGGSLRRRTKRQDSHDSVASAASLKKKQEVEGKLIETEKSQTGGVEFAVYKHYIKSVGIFLSVATLVLNFVFQAFQIGSNLWLTQWANDQNVANDTGLRDMYLGVYGAFGFGQVLSKYLSGLALAIGGLHCSMNVFNKLLNTGLKWPMELFDTTPLGRILSRYSKDVDTVDSVLPAITVQLLNTCFGVLATIVVISLSTPIFLAVIVPIAFLYYFAQRFYVATSRQLMRLESVSRSPIYSHFSETVTGASTIRAYNVGDRFIEESDAKVDKNQVCKYPSVIANRWLAIRLEMVGNLIILFASLFAVLGGQTNPGLVGLSVSYALQVTQTLNWLVRMSSDIETNIVSVERIKEYGETKQEAPWELEQDKNKPKNWPQEGRVEFQNFQVRYREGLDLVLRGVSFNIQGGEKVGIVGRTGAGKSSLTLALFRIIEAAGGRISIDGVDIASMGLHMLRSRLTIIPQDPVLFSGSLRINLDPFEIKTDDEIWKALELSHLKSFVKSLAAGLNHEIAEGGENLSVGQRQLVCLARALLRKTKVLVLDEATAAVDLETDDLIQKTIRTEFKECTVLTIAHRLNTILDSDKVIVLDKGQIIEFASPTELLDNPKSAFYSMAKDANLV from the exons ATGGCGGATGACACTAGTTCGCCGATGGACAGATTCTGCGGATCCACGTTCTGG AACGCAACAGAGACATGGTATACCAACGATCCGGACTTTACGCCCTGCTTTGAGCAAACGGCGCTGGTCTGGACACCCTGCGCCTTCTACTGGGCGTTCGTGATCTTTGACTTTTACTACCTGAAGGCGAGTTTGGACAGGAATATACCGTGGAACAAGCTGAACGTGAGCAAAGCTCTGGTGAATCTGGGTCTGCTGGTAATCACTGCCCTGGACCTAATTATGGCGCTGGTCAAGAAGGGCGGCGACTCTGAGCTGCCGCTCTACGACCTGGATGTTTGGGGTCCCATCATCAAGTTCGCCACCTTCCTGTTGCTCTTCATATTCATCCCGCTGAATCGAAAGTATGGCGTGCAGACCACGGGATGTCAGTTCATCTTCTGGTTCCTGCTCACTGTGCTGTCGATTCCCCGCTGCCGCACTGAAGTTCGACTGGACGCGGAGCGCCAGAAGATTCTGAATTCGCAACAGCCATCCGAGCAGGACTTTTCCTGGGAGGAGTATCAGTTCGTTAGCTTCTTTATCTTCTTCACCTTCACCAGCATTATGCTGATCCTGAACTGCTTCGCGGACGGAATGCCCAGACAAACCAAGTACCAGAGGGGTGAGAACGAGATTCCCGAACTGTCAGCCAGTTTCCTTTCCCGCATCACCTATCAGTGGTTCGACAAAATGGCCCTCAAGGGCTATCGCAAcccgctggaggagaaggaTCTGTGGGACCTGAGGCCGCAGGACAGCTGCTCCGAGGTCATGCCCATCTTCGCCCACCACTGGAACCAGAACGTGCGCAAGAACTACAAGAACAAGGCGCGCGTAGAACCCAAGGCGCAGTTTAGCAATGGCAACGTGACCTTTGAGAATCCCCACGGTGAGAAGAATGGCCGCAAGAAGGGCATGGCCAGTATTATGCCGCCAATTTACAAGTCCTTCGGAGGCGTCTTTCTGTTCGGCGCCCTAATGAAGCTGTTCACCGACACCCTGACATTTGCCCAGCCCCAAGTCCTGAGTTTGATCATCAGCTTCGTCGAGGCCCAAGATGCCGAGCCCGAATGGAAGGGTATCTTATACGCTGTCCTGCTTTTCGTTTTGGCCGCTGCACAGACCTTTATTCTGGGGCAATATTTCCACCGAATGTTCATTGTGGGCCTGCGAATCAGGACAGCTTTGATCAATGCCATCTACCGCAAGGCCCTGCGCATTTCGAACTCCACCAAAAAGGAGTCCACCGTGGGCGAGATCGTCAACCTGATGGCCGTGGATGCCCAGCGATTCATGGAACTGACAACCTACTTAAACATGATCTGGTCGGCGCCACTGCAGATCGGTCTAGCCCTGTATTTCCTTTGGCAGCAACTGGGACCGTCTGTGCTGGCCGGTTTGGCTGTGATGATTATCCTGATCCCTGTGAACGGAGTGATTGCCAGTCGCATCAAGACCTATCAGATCAGACAGATGAAGTACAAAGATGAGCGTGTTAAGTTGATGAACGAAGTACTGAGTGGCATTAAG GTGCTCAAATTGTACGCCTGGGAACCGAGTTTCGAGAAGCAAGTGCTGGACATCCGTGACAAGGAGATTGCGACGCTGCGCTCCACTGCCTACTTGAACGCGGGCACTTCGTTCTTGTGGTCCTGTGCACCGTTCCTG GTTTCATTAGTTACATTCGCCACTTACGTTTTAATTGATGAAAATAACGTGCTTGATGCCACCAAAACCTTTGTCTCATTATCATTATTCAACATTCTACGATTTCCGCTAACAATGTTGCCCATGCTGATCACCAACCTGGTGCAA ACGCAAGTTTCCGTGAATCGTATCAATAAGTTCCTGAACAGTGAGGAACTGGATCCCAACAGCGTTCTCCACGATTCCTCTAAAC CCCATCCAATGAGCATTGAGAACGGCGAGTTCTCGTGGGGTGATGAGATCACGCTGCGCAACATTAACATCGAGGTGAAGAAGGGCAGCCTGGTGGCCCTGGTTGGCACGGTCGGTTCCGGCAAGTCGTCTGTAGTGCAGGCATTCCTCGgtgaaatggaaaaacttGCGGGCGTTGTCAACACTGTGGGCAAGTTGGCCTATGTACCGCAGCAGGCGTGGATTCAGAATGCGACGGTGAGGGACAACATCCTCTTCGGGCAGACCTACGACCGAAAGCGCTACAACAAGGTGATCGACGCCTGTGCCCTGCGTGCCGATATCGACATCCTGTCAGCCGGAGATCTCACGGAAATCGGTGAGAAAGGCATTAATTTATCAGGTGGCCAAAAGCAGCGCATCTCGTTGGCTCGTGCTGTGTACAGTGATGCCGATCTGTATCTGCTGGATGATCCTCTCAGCGCAGTGGACGCCCATGTGGGAAAGCACATCTTCGAGGAGGTTATCGGACCCAAGGGTATATTGGCACGAAAATCCCGCGTGCTGGTCACCCATGGTGTGACTTTCCTGCCCCAGGTGGACAGCATCTATGTGATAAAGATGGGCGAGATCAGCGAGAGCGGCACATTCGATCAATTGGTCAAGAACAAAGGCGCCTTTGCCGACTTCATTATCCAGCATCTGCAGGAGGGCAatgaagaggaggaggagcttAATCAGATCAAGCGCCAGATCTCTAGCACCGCAGATGTCCCTGAGCTGTTGGGCACTGTCGAAAAGGCCATTAAGTTGGCGCGCACGGAAAGCTTGTCCGATTCCAT CTCCGTTACATCCGCTGATAGTTTAATGGGCGGAGGAGGAAGTCTTCGCCGGCGAACTAAGCGACAGGACTCCCACGATTCCGTTGCCTCAGCCGCTTCCCTGAAAAAGAAGCAGGAGGTCGAGGGCAAGCTGATTGAAACTGAGAAATCGCAAACCGGTGGCGTGGAGTTCGCAGTGTATAAGCATTATATCAAGAGCGTTGGCATTTTTCTATCGGTTGCCACATTGGTACTCAACTTTGTATTCCAAGCTTTCCAAATCGGCTCGAATCTGTGGCTCACTCAGTGGGCTAACGATCAAAATGTCGCCAACGACACTGGCCTCAGGGACATGTATCTGGGTGTTTATGGTGCCTTCGGATTTGGCCAAG TGCTATCCAAATATTTATCGGGCCTCGCCTTGGCCATCGGAGGACTCCATTGCTCAATGAATGTATTCAACAAGCTGCTGAACACAGGCCTCAAGTGGCCAATGGAACTGTTCGATACAACGCCATTAGGTCGCATTCTGAGTCGGTACTCGAAAGATGTCGATACGGTTGACAGTGTACTGCCCGCGATAACCGTGCAGTTGTTGAACACATGTTTCGGG GTTCTGGCTACCATTGTGGTTATTAGTCTGTCCACGCCAATTTTCCTGGCCGTGATCGTGCCCATCGCCTTCCTGTACTACTTCGCCCAGCGTTTCTACGTGGCCACTTCCCGGCAGCTGATGCGTCTGGAATCCGTATCCCGGTCACCAATCTACTCGCATTTCAGCGAAACTGTCACCGGAGCATCGACTATTCGTGCCTACAATGTGGGAGATCG CTTTATTGAGGAATCTGATGCCAAGGTGGACAAGAACCAGGTTTGCAAGTACCCGTCCGTGATTGCCAACCGTTGGCTGGCCATTCGTTTGGAGATGGTGGGCAATCTGATTATTCTGTTCGCATCGCTTTTCGCCGTCCTGGGAGGTCAAACCAATCCCGGCCTGGTGGGTCTGTCGGTAAGCTACGCCCTGCAGGTGACCCAAACCCTCAACTGGCTGGTGCGCATGTCATCCGACATCGAGACGAACATCGTGTCCGTGGAGCGCATCAAGGAGTATGGCGAGACAAAGCAGGAAGCTCCCTGGGAGCTGGAGCAGGACAAGAACAAGCCCAAGAACTGGCCACAGGAGGGACGCGTTGAGTTCCAGAACTTCCAGGTGCGCTATCGCGAAGGCTTGGATCTGGTGCTGCGCGGTGTTAGTTTCAATATCCAGGGTGGCGAGAAGGTCGGCATTGTTGGTCGCACTGGTGCCGGCAAATCCAGTCTCACATTGGCCTTGTTCAG AATAATTGAAGCTGCCGGTGGTCGCATCTCCATCGATGGCGTGGACATTGCCTCAATGGGTCTGCACATGTTGCGTTCCCGCCTGACAATTATCCCCCAGGATCCAGTGCTTTTCTCTGGTTCGCTGCGCATCAACTTGGATCCCTTTGAAATCAAAACCGATGACGAAATCTGGAAAGCTCTAGAGCTGTCGCATCTCAAGTCCTTTGTAAAGAGTTTGGCAGCTGGTCTGAATCACGAGATTGCCGAGGGTGGTGAGAATCTGTCGGTGGGCCAGCGCCAGTTGGTTTGCTTGGCGCGTGCCCTGCTGCGTAAGACCAAGGTCCTGGTGCTGGACGAAGCCACTGCCGCTGTGGATCTGGAAACTGATGATTTGATTCAG